In Zingiber officinale cultivar Zhangliang chromosome 1A, Zo_v1.1, whole genome shotgun sequence, a genomic segment contains:
- the LOC122013250 gene encoding cytokinin dehydrogenase 7-like, translating to MAFNRLALAVALLAVAASAAVISAAWLDHVPLEIASKLDSSSNATARFATDYGGVTSAPPPAAVLRPSSVEDIAVLLRFVHGVETRVPVAARGNGHSVHGQAFAPDGVVIDMAALGNSGGRRRINVSTEGMYVDAGGEHLWIEVLEETLKLGLSPRSWTDYLYLTVGGTLSNAGIGGQVFRHGPQISTVYELDVLTGQGELITCSGESNQDLFYGALGGLGQLGIITRARIALRPAPARVRWLRLFYTDLDNFTKDQEFLISKPDPIGFDYVEGEVMLNHQSVDNSTFYSNQAVESINRLAAEFDTLYFLEGAMYYDSNTVVDQKIEGLLGELNFVPGFNFSNDVTYLEFLDRVHIEIQRVEGNSTSSTRVFHPWLNLFLPKSRVRDFQIGVFQGILHNINPTGLVLLYPMNKNRWNDLMTATVPDEEVFYVVGFLWTAATVEDWRSFGALNDEVLGFCQQHGIEVKQYLPLYTSQGDWERHFGSVKWEKFVQLKRRYDPKALLAPGQHIFAV from the exons ATGGCATTCAACCGCCTTGCGCTCGCCGTCGCGCTCCTCGCCGTCGCCGCGAGCGCCGCAGTAATCTCGGCGGCGTGGCTCGACCACGTCCCGCTCGAGATCGCGAGCAAACTCGATTCCAGCAGCAACGCCACCGCCAGGTTCGCCACCGACTACGGCGGCGTCACCAGCGCGCCGCCTCCGGCGGCCGTGCTCCGCCCCTCGTCGGTGGAGGACATCGCGGTGCTCCTCCGCTTTGTGCACGGCGTTGAGACTCGGGTGCCCGTCGCCGCCCGCGGCAACGGGCACTCCGTCCACGGGCAGGCCTTCGCGCCCGACGGTGTGGTCATCGACATGGCGGCGCTCGGCAACAGCGGCGGGAGGCGGAGGATCAATGTGTCGACGGAGGGCATGTACGTGGACGCCGGCGGAGAGCATCTGTGGATCGAGGTGCTGGAGGAGACTCTGAAACTAGGGTTGTCGCCGCGATCGTGGACGGACTACTTGTACTTGACCGTCGGAGGCACGTTGTCGAACGCCGGCATCGGCGGGCAGGTTTTCCGGCACGGCCCGCAGATCTCCACCGTCTACGAATTGGACGTCCTAACCG GACAAGGTGAACTAATAACGTGCTCGGGCGAGTCGAATCAAGATTTGTTCTATGGAGCCCTCGGCGGGCTCGGTCAGCTCGGCATCATCACCCGGGCCCGCATCGCTCTCCGACCGGCACCGGCACGGGTCCGATGGCTGAGGCTATTCTATACTGACTTAGACAACTTTACGAAGGACCAAGAGTTTTTGATTTCGAAGCCGGACCCGATCGGGTTCGACTACGTAGAGGGGGAGGTCATGCTAAACCATCAATCAGTCGACAATTCCACATTCTACTCGAACCAGGCGGTCGAGAGCATCAACCGGCTGGCGGCCGAGTTCGACACACTCTACTTTTTGGAAGGAGCCATGTACTATGACTCAAACACTGTAGTAGACCAG AAAATCGAAGGCCTGCTGGGAGAGCTAAACTTTGTCCCTGGCTTCAACTTCAGCAACGACGTGACTTACCTCGAGTTCCTCGACAGAGTCCACATCGAGATACAAAGAGTAGAAGGCAACTCCACCAGCAGTACTCGTGTTTTTCATCCTTGGCTCAATCTCTTCTTACCCAAGTCCAGAGTCAGGGACTTCCAAATCGGAGTCTTCCAAGGGATCCTTCACAACATCAACCCCACAGGCCTCGTACTTCTCTACCCCATGAACAAGAACAGGTGGAATGATCTCATGACTGCCACGGTGCCTGATGAGGAGGTCTTCTATGTTGTAGGGTTCCTTTGGACTGCAGCCACAGTGGAGGACTGGAGAAGCTTTGGTGCCCTAAATGATGAAGTGTTAGGGTTCTGCCAGCAGCATGGGATCGAGGTGAAGCAGTATCTGCCTCTGTACACGTCGCAGGGAGACTGGGAGAGGCATTTTGGGTCAGTGAAGTGGGAAAAGTTTGTTCAGTTGAAGAGGAGATATGACCCCAAGGCACTGCTGGCTCCAGGGCAACACATATTTGCAgtgtaa